A window of Streptomyces sp. SAI-127 contains these coding sequences:
- a CDS encoding SAM-dependent methyltransferase — translation MADQAENSEQSEQEALPKIDTSVPQSARIWNYWLGGKDNYEVDRVAGDAFREIFPGIETGARAARYFLARAVRHLAGEEGIRQFLDIGTGLPNVDNTHQIAQRVAPESRIVYVDNDPLVLAHARALLTSTSEGVTNYVDADLRDPATILREAGKTLDFDKPVALMLMGILGHIEDHDEACSIVRELVAGLPSGSFLVQYDSTATSEAYVQAIQQYNEGGSIPYILRSPEQLARYFDGLELLEPGVASCSRWRPDTEALGLPAEVHQYGGVARKS, via the coding sequence ATGGCTGATCAGGCAGAGAACTCCGAGCAGTCCGAACAGGAGGCCTTGCCCAAGATCGACACCTCTGTGCCGCAGTCGGCCCGGATCTGGAACTACTGGCTGGGCGGCAAGGACAACTACGAGGTCGACCGGGTGGCCGGTGACGCCTTCCGCGAGATCTTCCCCGGCATCGAGACCGGCGCCCGCGCGGCGCGGTACTTCCTCGCCCGCGCCGTCCGTCATCTGGCCGGTGAGGAGGGCATCCGGCAGTTCCTGGACATAGGCACCGGGCTGCCGAACGTCGACAACACCCACCAGATCGCCCAGCGGGTGGCCCCGGAGTCCCGGATCGTCTACGTGGACAACGACCCGCTGGTGCTGGCCCATGCCCGCGCGCTGCTGACCAGCACCTCGGAGGGGGTCACCAACTACGTCGACGCCGACCTGCGCGACCCCGCCACGATCCTGCGGGAGGCCGGGAAGACCCTGGACTTCGACAAGCCCGTCGCCCTCATGCTGATGGGCATCCTCGGCCACATCGAGGACCACGACGAGGCGTGCTCGATCGTGCGGGAGCTGGTGGCCGGGCTGCCCTCCGGCAGCTTCCTCGTGCAGTACGACAGCACCGCCACCAGCGAGGCCTACGTCCAGGCCATCCAGCAGTACAACGAGGGCGGTTCGATCCCCTACATCCTCCGCAGCCCCGAGCAGCTCGCGCGCTACTTCGACGGACTGGAACTGCTCGAACCGGGCGTGGCGTCGTGCTCGCGCTGGCGCCCCGACACCGAGGCGTTGGGCCTTCCCGCGGAGGTGCACCAGTACGGCGGTGTGGCGCGCAAGAGCTGA
- a CDS encoding helix-turn-helix transcriptional regulator: MVPRLLLGARLRRLREERGVSREDAGHAIRGSRSKISRMEAGRHGVKLRDVEDLLTLYGVAGEAERATLLALVEESNTPAWWQYFNDVVPAWMQNYLAAEQAASLVRCFEVQRVPVLLQTPDYARAALRLAHADASPEEIERRVALRMSRQRILHRQPATRLWAVLDEAALRRPVGGSSTMRAQLRHLIDICRFPQVSVQILPFLSGGHSAEGGPITIVRLPGSELPDVVYLEQLATGLYPDRPAEIECYWDAMNRLAVEAESPDETPTILHRILQET, from the coding sequence ATGGTGCCGCGGCTGCTGCTGGGCGCGCGGCTGCGCAGGCTGCGGGAGGAGCGGGGGGTCTCCCGTGAGGATGCCGGGCATGCCATCCGCGGCTCACGGTCGAAGATCAGTCGTATGGAGGCCGGCCGTCACGGCGTCAAGCTGCGGGACGTGGAGGATCTGCTCACTCTCTACGGCGTGGCGGGCGAGGCCGAACGCGCCACCCTGCTGGCCTTGGTCGAGGAGTCCAACACCCCTGCCTGGTGGCAGTACTTCAACGATGTGGTGCCGGCCTGGATGCAGAACTACCTCGCGGCCGAACAGGCGGCGAGTCTCGTCCGCTGCTTCGAGGTCCAGCGTGTTCCCGTCCTGCTGCAGACCCCCGACTACGCCCGTGCCGCCCTCCGGCTGGCCCACGCGGACGCGTCGCCGGAGGAGATCGAACGACGTGTCGCGTTACGGATGTCCCGGCAGCGGATCCTGCACAGGCAGCCGGCGACCAGGCTCTGGGCGGTGCTCGACGAGGCGGCGCTACGGCGGCCCGTGGGCGGCAGCTCCACGATGCGCGCCCAGCTCAGGCATCTCATCGACATCTGCCGGTTCCCGCAGGTCTCCGTCCAGATCCTGCCGTTCCTCTCCGGCGGCCACTCGGCCGAGGGCGGCCCGATCACCATCGTGCGGCTGCCCGGCAGCGAGTTGCCCGACGTCGTCTACCTCGAACAACTCGCCACCGGCCTCTATCCCGACCGTCCCGCCGAGATCGAGTGCTATTGGGACGCCATGAACCGCCTGGCGGTCGAGGCCGAGTCACCGGACGAGACGCCCACGATCCTGCACCGCATCCTCCAGGAGACCTGA
- a CDS encoding PHB depolymerase family esterase, giving the protein MGPSHPPFRFTKGRSLVRGIRRRVAAAAGTLALTAGLVAMGPQASAAGLTQVTGFGTNPGNLSMYAYAPDALPSGAPLVVALHGCTQSASDYYAHSGWPKFADRYGFALVLPQTSSANNANSCFNWFEPGDSSRGRGEALSIRQMVDKAVSQYGSDSRQVYVTGLSAGGGMTANLLAAYPDVFAAGAIDSGLPAYCATTVSAAYTCMYSPPDRTPAQWGDLVRSAAPAGTASWPRVAIWQGSADTTVRPANATELRDQWTDVWGIGQTPSRTESLSGGTTLTAYDDTSGRPAVEVYSIAGMAHGLAVDPGSGTEQCGATGTYYLDTICSSYHTLHFWGLDGHDQGTGALPAPTGLTVTGTTGTTAALSWNAVPDAASYSVYRDGRKAGTTGSTAYTDTGLTAGTTYGYTVAAVDAAGAPGAVSGPVTASTTGFTPTCHTASNYDHTVAGRAHQSDGQTYANGSDEPMGLWNTFTGHTLEQTAPGYYVVADSGCPA; this is encoded by the coding sequence ATGGGACCGTCGCATCCTCCGTTCCGCTTCACGAAGGGCCGCAGCCTCGTCAGAGGCATCCGCCGCCGGGTCGCCGCCGCCGCGGGCACCCTGGCCCTCACAGCCGGCCTGGTCGCCATGGGCCCGCAGGCGTCCGCCGCGGGCCTGACCCAGGTCACCGGCTTCGGCACCAACCCCGGCAACCTGTCCATGTACGCCTATGCGCCGGACGCCCTGCCGTCCGGCGCCCCGCTCGTGGTCGCCCTGCACGGCTGCACCCAGAGCGCGAGCGACTACTACGCCCACTCCGGCTGGCCGAAGTTCGCCGACCGCTACGGCTTCGCGCTGGTCCTCCCCCAGACGAGCAGCGCCAACAACGCCAACTCCTGCTTCAACTGGTTCGAGCCGGGGGACAGTTCGCGCGGTCGGGGCGAGGCACTGTCGATCAGGCAGATGGTCGACAAGGCCGTCTCGCAGTACGGCAGCGACAGCCGGCAGGTCTACGTCACCGGCCTGTCCGCCGGCGGCGGCATGACCGCGAACCTGCTGGCCGCCTACCCCGACGTCTTCGCGGCCGGCGCCATCGACTCCGGTCTGCCCGCGTACTGCGCGACCACCGTCTCCGCGGCGTACACCTGCATGTACAGCCCACCGGACAGGACGCCCGCCCAGTGGGGCGACCTGGTGCGTTCCGCGGCTCCCGCCGGCACCGCATCTTGGCCGCGCGTCGCGATCTGGCAGGGCTCCGCCGACACCACGGTCCGGCCCGCCAACGCCACCGAGCTGCGCGACCAGTGGACCGACGTGTGGGGCATCGGCCAGACGCCTTCGCGCACCGAAAGCCTGAGCGGGGGCACCACGCTGACCGCCTACGACGACACCTCCGGCCGACCCGCGGTCGAGGTCTACTCGATCGCCGGCATGGCGCACGGGCTCGCGGTCGACCCGGGCAGCGGCACCGAGCAGTGCGGCGCCACCGGCACGTACTACCTCGACACCATCTGCTCCAGCTACCACACCCTGCACTTCTGGGGCCTGGACGGCCACGACCAGGGCACCGGCGCCCTGCCCGCGCCCACGGGACTGACGGTCACCGGGACCACCGGCACCACCGCGGCCCTGAGCTGGAACGCGGTGCCGGACGCGGCCTCGTACAGCGTCTACCGAGACGGCAGGAAGGCGGGCACTACCGGGTCGACCGCCTACACCGACACCGGCCTGACCGCAGGCACGACGTACGGCTACACCGTGGCGGCCGTGGACGCGGCAGGCGCGCCGGGCGCGGTCTCCGGCCCGGTGACCGCATCCACCACCGGGTTCACACCCACGTGTCATACGGCGAGCAACTACGACCACACGGTCGCCGGCCGCGCCCATCAGAGCGACGGCCAGACCTATGCCAACGGCTCCGACGAGCCCATGGGCCTGTGGAACACGTTCACCGGGCACACCCTCGAGCAGACCGCGCCCGGCTACTACGTCGTGGCCGACTCCGGCTGCCCGGCCTGA
- a CDS encoding DUF3152 domain-containing protein, protein MTAHKRNPAGRRRRKHSERSVKSQLMGGLAALVAFAAVGGAVVAWLPSDARRTSAAPSPVASPEPRRPAESPEPEESGAPPSPSTTPLPQSGPGTFVTAPGGSGRVGKGTPLRYRVEVEKGITISPEDVAAQVERTLADPRGWTADGHSAFQRVSSGPTDFRVRLATPATVDKICAAGGLDTGGKVNCSVDHDVMVNLRRWVLATEFYPKDVVGYRSLIINHEVGHFLGHGHVTCPGKGQPAPAMMQQIKGLLGCVPNVWPYDSDGRLLTGPSVP, encoded by the coding sequence GTGACAGCGCACAAACGAAACCCCGCCGGCCGCCGTCGCCGGAAGCACTCCGAGCGGAGTGTGAAGAGCCAACTGATGGGCGGCCTGGCCGCGTTGGTGGCCTTCGCGGCCGTCGGTGGCGCGGTGGTGGCGTGGCTGCCGTCCGACGCGAGACGCACGTCCGCGGCTCCCTCACCCGTGGCGAGTCCGGAGCCTCGAAGGCCCGCCGAGTCACCGGAACCGGAGGAGTCCGGCGCTCCTCCCAGCCCCTCCACGACTCCCCTCCCCCAGAGCGGTCCGGGGACCTTCGTCACCGCGCCCGGCGGGAGCGGGCGGGTCGGCAAGGGCACGCCCCTGCGCTACCGGGTCGAGGTGGAGAAGGGCATCACGATCTCCCCCGAGGACGTCGCCGCGCAGGTGGAGCGGACCCTGGCCGACCCGCGCGGCTGGACGGCCGACGGCCACTCGGCGTTCCAGCGGGTGTCCAGTGGCCCCACCGACTTCCGGGTCCGCCTCGCCACCCCGGCGACCGTCGACAAGATCTGTGCCGCGGGCGGTCTCGACACCGGTGGCAAGGTCAACTGCAGCGTTGATCACGACGTGATGGTCAACCTCAGACGCTGGGTGCTGGCCACCGAGTTCTATCCGAAGGACGTCGTCGGGTACCGCTCGCTGATCATCAACCACGAGGTGGGCCACTTCCTCGGCCACGGCCATGTGACCTGCCCCGGCAAGGGACAGCCGGCCCCCGCGATGATGCAGCAGATCAAGGGCCTGCTCGGCTGCGTCCCCAATGTCTGGCCGTACGACAGCGACGGCCGTCTCCTCACGGGCCCCTCCGTCCCGTGA
- a CDS encoding S8 family serine peptidase has protein sequence MELRVRRRHAAMAAGVASVTLVLAGLPAGAGAVDTGGSRTAAAVRTVTLVTGDRVLVGHEGRVSGVERAPGRKNVPFSIREVAGHTRVIPGDAELLLAQGKLDARLFDVTQLLKDGYDDASRSDVPLIVTFKGRKAPSMSPFTEAGARMGRTLPVVNGKSMRSVKKRTADFWDTVTTEESGAVEKVWLDGRRKASLDKSVPQIGAPTAWAAGYDGAGVKVAVLDTGVDTSHPDLADQVVEEKDFSGSDGTGDKFGHGTHVASTVAGTGAKSGGKYKGVAPGAKILNGKVLDDTGFGSDSGIIAGMEWAVAQKADVVNLSLGGTDLPGTDPMEEAVNRLSAESDTLFVVAAGNEGEFGEGTVGSPGSADAALTVGAVDKSDALADFSSRGPRVGDSGVKPDLTAPGAEITAAAAAGSLIEKEYPSGVPGYATLDGTSMATPHVAGAAALLAQQHPDWSRERLKAVLTGSAKPGTYSSFQQGTGRTDLVRALEQNVVTEQGPLDFGEQQWPHADDKPSTRQLTYRNLGTEPVTLDLSVDAFAVDGKPAAEGMFSVSPQRITVPAGGTASAEVTADTRAGSADGSFGGSVQATSADGEVQVRSAVGAAREVESYSLTLKHIDENGRPTGDAATSVADFDGDFYAEYADEQDGELTVRLPKGDYILSGVVHPETSSPAHGILVEPRFRLDGDKTVTVDARQAKPVDITVPDPTAEGTDATVLIGFGRGEGKRDGSLQYLMPSFKGSRFGRLGGGEPVGGLNALYSGGWSGRGADGDRVNYHAAWFREGSLDGFTAKVGRKQLAKVDLQVGEAVDGRRVQAEVSPHLPDGELVFGFTDMRGDLPFRSTEYILDNGVKWSMRTWQVSGEAEESVFENFLMRMPQTWKAGHSYRERFNVGVFGPALPGTGQLGPARGFPGVARTGNTVRAYVPLFGDGAGHWGTSNTTEVTTRLEAKRQGDRRRLRHPSDRRAHRVHGSGRGHRVQADRGQLP, from the coding sequence ATGGAGTTACGCGTACGCCGCAGACATGCGGCCATGGCCGCGGGAGTCGCGTCCGTGACGCTGGTCCTGGCCGGTCTCCCGGCCGGCGCGGGAGCCGTCGACACCGGGGGCAGTCGTACGGCCGCCGCGGTACGGACGGTCACGCTGGTCACCGGCGACCGGGTCCTCGTCGGCCACGAGGGCCGGGTCTCCGGAGTGGAGCGGGCACCGGGCCGAAAGAACGTGCCGTTCTCGATCCGGGAGGTCGCCGGACACACCCGGGTGATTCCCGGCGACGCCGAACTGCTGCTCGCCCAGGGGAAGTTGGACGCGAGGCTGTTCGACGTGACCCAGCTGCTCAAGGACGGTTACGACGACGCGAGCCGGTCCGACGTACCGCTGATCGTCACGTTCAAGGGCCGGAAGGCGCCCTCGATGAGCCCGTTCACCGAGGCCGGGGCCCGGATGGGCCGAACGCTGCCCGTCGTCAACGGCAAGTCGATGCGTTCCGTCAAGAAGCGGACGGCCGACTTCTGGGACACCGTCACCACGGAGGAGTCCGGGGCCGTCGAGAAGGTCTGGCTGGACGGCCGGCGCAAGGCCTCGCTCGACAAGAGCGTCCCGCAGATCGGCGCACCCACCGCGTGGGCCGCCGGGTACGACGGCGCCGGGGTGAAGGTCGCCGTCCTGGACACCGGAGTCGACACCTCCCACCCCGATCTCGCGGACCAGGTGGTCGAGGAGAAGGACTTCTCGGGCTCCGACGGTACCGGCGACAAGTTCGGACACGGTACGCACGTGGCGTCCACCGTGGCCGGCACCGGCGCCAAGTCCGGGGGCAAGTACAAGGGGGTCGCGCCGGGCGCGAAGATCCTCAACGGCAAGGTCCTGGACGACACCGGCTTCGGCTCGGACTCCGGGATCATCGCCGGCATGGAGTGGGCGGTGGCCCAGAAGGCGGACGTCGTCAACCTCAGCCTCGGCGGCACCGACCTGCCGGGCACCGACCCGATGGAGGAGGCCGTGAACCGGCTCTCCGCCGAATCCGACACGCTCTTCGTCGTGGCGGCCGGGAACGAGGGCGAGTTCGGCGAGGGCACGGTCGGCTCGCCCGGCAGCGCGGACGCCGCGCTCACCGTGGGCGCGGTCGACAAGTCCGACGCGCTCGCCGACTTCTCCAGTCGCGGCCCGCGGGTCGGGGACAGCGGCGTCAAACCGGACCTGACCGCGCCCGGTGCCGAGATCACGGCAGCGGCGGCGGCCGGCAGCCTCATCGAGAAGGAGTACCCCTCCGGCGTCCCCGGCTACGCCACCCTCGACGGTACGTCCATGGCGACCCCGCATGTCGCGGGCGCCGCCGCCCTCCTCGCCCAGCAGCATCCCGACTGGAGCCGCGAGCGTCTCAAGGCGGTCCTCACCGGCTCCGCGAAGCCGGGGACGTACAGCTCCTTCCAGCAGGGCACCGGCCGTACCGATCTGGTCCGGGCGCTGGAACAGAACGTCGTCACCGAGCAGGGGCCGCTCGACTTCGGCGAGCAGCAGTGGCCGCACGCCGACGACAAGCCGTCCACCAGGCAGCTCACCTACCGCAACCTCGGCACCGAGCCGGTCACCCTCGACCTGTCCGTCGACGCCTTCGCGGTGGACGGCAAGCCCGCCGCCGAGGGCATGTTCAGCGTGTCCCCGCAGCGGATCACCGTCCCGGCGGGCGGCACCGCGAGCGCCGAGGTCACGGCGGACACCCGCGCGGGGAGCGCCGACGGCAGCTTCGGCGGTTCGGTGCAGGCCACTTCGGCCGACGGCGAGGTCCAGGTGCGGTCCGCCGTTGGTGCGGCGCGCGAGGTGGAGTCGTACAGCCTGACGCTCAAGCACATCGACGAGAACGGCCGGCCGACCGGGGACGCCGCCACCTCCGTCGCCGATTTCGACGGCGACTTCTACGCCGAGTACGCCGACGAGCAGGACGGCGAGCTGACGGTACGGCTGCCCAAGGGCGACTACATCCTCAGCGGGGTCGTCCACCCGGAGACCTCGTCGCCCGCCCACGGCATTCTGGTGGAGCCGAGGTTCCGGCTGGACGGCGACAAGACCGTCACCGTGGACGCCCGGCAGGCGAAGCCGGTGGACATCACCGTGCCGGACCCGACGGCCGAGGGCACGGACGCCACCGTCCTGATCGGCTTCGGGCGCGGCGAGGGCAAGCGTGATGGTTCACTCCAGTACCTGATGCCGAGCTTCAAGGGCTCGCGGTTCGGGCGGCTGGGCGGCGGGGAGCCCGTGGGCGGTCTCAACGCCCTGTACTCCGGCGGCTGGAGCGGCCGGGGCGCGGACGGCGACCGGGTCAACTACCACGCGGCCTGGTTCCGGGAGGGCAGCCTGGACGGCTTCACCGCCAAGGTCGGGCGGAAGCAGTTGGCGAAGGTCGACCTCCAGGTGGGCGAGGCGGTCGACGGCCGACGCGTCCAGGCCGAGGTGAGCCCGCACCTGCCCGACGGCGAACTGGTCTTCGGCTTCACCGACATGCGGGGCGACCTGCCGTTCCGGAGCACCGAGTACATCCTCGACAACGGTGTGAAGTGGTCCATGCGCACCTGGCAGGTCTCGGGCGAGGCCGAGGAGTCGGTGTTCGAGAACTTCCTGATGAGGATGCCGCAGACCTGGAAGGCCGGTCACAGCTACCGGGAGCGCTTCAACGTCGGCGTCTTCGGCCCGGCCCTGCCCGGCACCGGACAGCTCGGACCGGCCAGGGGCTTCCCCGGCGTCGCCCGCACGGGGAACACCGTCAGGGCGTATGTCCCGCTGTTCGGCGACGGCGCCGGACACTGGGGCACCAGCAACACCACAGAGGTGACGACCAGGCTGGAGGCGAAACGGCAAGGAGATCGCCGACGACTACGGCATCCCTCCGACCGACGGGCTCACCGAGTACACGGTTCCGGCAGAGGACACCGCGTACAAGCTGACCGTGGACAACTCCCGTGA
- a CDS encoding MFS transporter, which translates to MLNTVREQAKGLTKDQRNAFVAAYLGWAMDAFDYFLVVLVYSEIADDFHVSLTDMAFLTTATLVMRPVGAFVFGMWADRRGRRLPLMVDVVFYSIVGFACAFAPNYAVLLVLRLLYGIGMGGEWGLGAALAMEKIPAERRGFWSGLLQSGYSLGYLLAAVAFFVIEPVFGWRGLFAFSLVPALVALWVRSRVEESEVWEKSVKLNRTPAYQVFRDPAVLKRFVYLVALMTAFNWMSHGTQDIYPTFVKKGLGLSPDTSIAIAVVYNIGAMIGGALLGAFSERLGRRRTIMIAAAGGLVVVPFFVLSTTVGWLMLSSFLMQMCVQGAWGVIPAHLTEMSPDAIRGFYPGVTYQLGNLIAALNLPIQEALAERHGYPAAMAWTVVPALAVVIVLSAVGKEAKGIRFGSSGTAGTRGGPTPSTAAADSA; encoded by the coding sequence ATGCTGAATACCGTTCGGGAACAGGCGAAGGGGCTCACCAAGGACCAGCGCAACGCGTTCGTCGCCGCCTATCTGGGATGGGCGATGGACGCGTTCGACTACTTCCTGGTGGTCCTGGTCTACAGCGAGATAGCCGACGACTTCCATGTCTCCCTCACCGACATGGCCTTCCTCACCACCGCCACCCTCGTGATGCGTCCGGTCGGGGCCTTCGTCTTCGGCATGTGGGCGGACCGCCGTGGCCGCCGGCTCCCGCTCATGGTCGACGTGGTCTTCTACTCGATCGTCGGATTCGCCTGCGCCTTCGCGCCCAACTACGCCGTGCTGCTGGTGCTGCGTCTGCTGTACGGCATCGGCATGGGCGGCGAGTGGGGCCTGGGCGCGGCTCTCGCGATGGAGAAGATCCCCGCCGAGCGGCGCGGCTTCTGGTCGGGCCTCCTGCAGAGCGGCTACTCGCTGGGATATCTGCTCGCCGCCGTGGCGTTCTTCGTCATCGAACCCGTCTTCGGCTGGCGCGGGTTGTTCGCCTTCAGCCTGGTGCCCGCCCTGGTCGCCCTGTGGGTGCGCAGCCGGGTGGAGGAGAGCGAGGTGTGGGAGAAGAGCGTCAAGCTCAACCGCACCCCCGCGTACCAGGTGTTCAGGGACCCGGCCGTGCTGAAGCGTTTCGTGTACCTCGTGGCGTTGATGACCGCCTTCAACTGGATGTCGCACGGCACTCAGGACATCTATCCGACCTTCGTCAAGAAGGGCCTGGGTCTGTCCCCGGACACCTCCATCGCCATCGCCGTCGTCTACAACATCGGCGCCATGATCGGAGGCGCGCTGCTCGGTGCCTTCTCCGAGAGGCTGGGGCGCCGTCGCACGATCATGATCGCGGCGGCCGGTGGTCTGGTCGTGGTGCCCTTCTTCGTGCTGTCGACGACCGTGGGCTGGCTGATGCTCTCCTCCTTCCTGATGCAGATGTGCGTCCAGGGAGCCTGGGGTGTCATCCCGGCGCACCTGACCGAGATGAGCCCGGACGCGATCCGCGGCTTCTACCCCGGTGTCACCTATCAGCTCGGGAACCTGATCGCCGCCCTCAACCTGCCCATCCAGGAAGCCCTCGCCGAACGGCACGGCTACCCGGCGGCGATGGCGTGGACCGTGGTACCGGCCCTGGCCGTGGTGATCGTGCTGAGCGCCGTCGGCAAGGAGGCCAAGGGCATCCGGTTCGGCAGCTCGGGCACGGCGGGCACCCGGGGCGGTCCGACCCCGAGCACCGCGGCGGCCGACAGCGCGTAG
- a CDS encoding S1 family peptidase, translated as MIRARRNGTRRPRLIASVVSLLVATALAASGTSAAAAPETDAAPASAAVSGAASAVGSLGIAGTSWAVDERTGKLRVLADSAVADADLARIRRATGQFAGAATLERLDGRLRTLLSGGDGIHTAGRRCSAGVNVRSGSTYYFVTAGHCTDGMPTWYTSSAMTTMVGPTTGTSFPGDDFGVVRYSNPAVPHPGTIGTVDVTGTATAYVGQSVCRRGATTGVHCGRVTALNASVNYGDGTVVTGLIQTNICAEPGDSGGPLHAGDKVLGILSGGSGNCASGGTTYYQPIQEVLAAYGLSVY; from the coding sequence GTGATCAGAGCACGCCGAAACGGCACCAGACGTCCACGGCTGATCGCCTCGGTGGTGAGCCTGCTCGTGGCGACCGCTCTCGCGGCGTCCGGCACCAGTGCGGCCGCGGCGCCCGAGACCGACGCGGCACCGGCCTCCGCCGCGGTGTCCGGCGCGGCCTCGGCCGTCGGGTCCCTGGGAATCGCCGGGACGTCCTGGGCCGTCGACGAGCGCACCGGGAAGCTGCGGGTACTCGCCGACTCCGCGGTCGCCGACGCGGACCTGGCCAGAATCCGCCGGGCCACCGGGCAATTCGCGGGCGCCGCGACCCTCGAACGGCTCGACGGTCGGCTGCGCACCCTCCTGTCGGGCGGCGACGGCATCCACACGGCCGGCCGGCGCTGCTCGGCGGGGGTCAACGTGCGCAGCGGCTCCACGTACTACTTCGTCACCGCCGGTCATTGCACCGACGGCATGCCCACCTGGTACACCAGCTCCGCCATGACCACGATGGTCGGCCCCACGACCGGCACCAGTTTCCCCGGCGACGACTTCGGTGTCGTCCGGTACTCCAACCCGGCGGTACCGCACCCCGGCACCATCGGAACCGTCGACGTCACGGGGACCGCGACCGCCTACGTCGGCCAGAGCGTCTGCCGCCGGGGAGCGACCACCGGCGTCCACTGCGGCAGGGTCACCGCGCTGAACGCGAGTGTCAACTACGGGGACGGAACCGTCGTCACGGGCTTGATCCAGACCAACATCTGCGCCGAGCCGGGCGACAGCGGCGGCCCGCTCCACGCCGGCGACAAGGTCCTCGGCATCCTCTCCGGCGGCTCCGGGAACTGTGCCTCGGGAGGGACCACCTACTACCAGCCGATCCAGGAAGTGCTGGCCGCCTACGGGCTGTCCGTGTACTGA
- a CDS encoding tannase/feruloyl esterase family alpha/beta hydrolase, producing MRLSPSSPSGSWQHRVPTALAVAALVLTPTSATAASGNPGGHCAHQAQLRVPGAERQQVACLAELTTAGTVASGHTDPADWAGLTQKDLAVPGGVPGMQIDGYFPDTSTTNTNHGWRHDSQFVIRLPDRWNGGLVVAGTPGNREQYANDRAIADSVLSRGYAYAATDKGNTGLAFYRDGKTPGDAIAEWNARLTQLTRAARVTVAARYHRPPSRTLVTGMSNGGYLVRWQLENRPELYDGGVDWEGTLWRPDGPTLLDFLPEALRHYPVYAAGGGRAREAREALHAAGFPAGSEFLWPYHHQVYWDLTQRIYREELDPGFDGATEAGTPYCTTGTPACDTDYEYATRPDEVRRAVAKIALTGRIGKPLITLHGTLDVLLPISQDSDVYARMVRDAGRGGLYRYYRIEGGTHTDALADVFPDRLRPLAPCYRTAFTALERWLGTGRRPPASRTVALPAGAETATLVNSCSLGARGHGGHL from the coding sequence ATGCGTCTGTCCCCCAGCTCTCCGTCAGGCTCCTGGCAACACCGCGTTCCCACGGCCCTCGCCGTGGCTGCTCTCGTGCTCACTCCCACGTCCGCCACCGCCGCATCGGGAAATCCGGGCGGGCACTGCGCGCACCAGGCGCAGTTGCGCGTGCCCGGGGCCGAGCGTCAACAGGTGGCGTGTCTGGCCGAGTTGACCACGGCCGGCACGGTCGCGTCGGGGCACACCGACCCGGCCGACTGGGCCGGGCTGACACAGAAGGACCTGGCCGTCCCCGGCGGAGTTCCGGGCATGCAGATCGACGGCTACTTCCCCGACACCTCCACCACGAACACCAACCACGGCTGGAGACACGACTCGCAGTTCGTCATCCGGCTGCCCGACCGGTGGAACGGCGGCCTGGTGGTCGCCGGCACCCCCGGCAACCGTGAGCAGTACGCCAACGACCGGGCCATCGCCGACTCGGTGCTGTCCCGCGGCTATGCGTACGCCGCCACCGACAAGGGCAACACCGGCCTCGCCTTCTACCGGGACGGGAAGACGCCGGGTGACGCCATCGCCGAGTGGAACGCCCGGCTCACCCAGCTCACCCGAGCCGCCCGGGTCACGGTCGCCGCGCGCTACCACCGTCCGCCCTCGCGCACCCTGGTGACCGGCATGTCCAACGGCGGATACCTGGTGCGCTGGCAATTGGAGAACCGTCCCGAGCTCTATGACGGCGGAGTCGACTGGGAGGGCACCTTGTGGCGCCCCGACGGGCCCACCCTGCTGGACTTCCTGCCCGAGGCGCTGCGCCACTACCCGGTGTACGCCGCCGGGGGCGGACGCGCCCGGGAGGCGCGGGAGGCCCTGCACGCCGCGGGGTTCCCGGCCGGGTCGGAGTTCCTCTGGCCGTATCACCACCAGGTCTACTGGGACCTGACCCAGCGCATCTACCGCGAGGAGCTCGACCCCGGTTTCGACGGGGCGACAGAGGCGGGTACGCCGTACTGCACGACGGGGACACCGGCCTGCGACACCGACTACGAATACGCGACGCGTCCCGACGAGGTGAGGCGGGCCGTGGCGAAAATCGCCCTGACCGGACGGATCGGCAAGCCGCTGATCACCCTGCACGGCACCCTGGACGTCCTGCTGCCGATCAGCCAGGACTCCGATGTCTACGCCCGTATGGTGCGCGACGCCGGACGAGGCGGTCTGTACCGCTACTACCGCATCGAGGGCGGCACCCACACCGATGCCCTGGCCGACGTGTTCCCGGACCGGCTGCGTCCCCTCGCGCCCTGCTACCGCACGGCGTTCACGGCTCTCGAACGCTGGCTCGGCACAGGCCGGCGGCCGCCCGCCTCCCGGACCGTGGCCCTGCCCGCCGGGGCGGAAACCGCGACCCTGGTGAACAGCTGCTCCCTGGGAGCTCGAGGGCATGGCGGCCATCTCTGA